Within the Anguilla rostrata isolate EN2019 chromosome 6, ASM1855537v3, whole genome shotgun sequence genome, the region GAAGGGAGCGACGATGCCGCCAACGTCGCACAGCGTGGAGCACACGGACACGCCCATGTTGCTGCAGGTGAAgcagtgtaaatgtgtaaaGGAAGAGCAGACTCACATCCCCATGCAGTCTATTCATCTGAACCACTGTGTGACATGAATATATGACATTTGGAACAGTTAAATACAATGTCAAGAGCAACCGTCAGGCAGTTTAAGAGAGTAGCACCCCTGAATACGCACACAACCCAGATAGCAAGCGACTTTGGGCCAGACCTGTGCCAAGTTCGTGCCGGCAGTGCCAACTTTTGGCCAGAATCGGCCCAGGTTTGGCCCAGACTCGCTTGCTatctgggaaaaaaacagaggtgcaaaatccttttcattttattaatatcaCTGAAATATCTTTTACTCTGGGTGATCCACTTATGCTTACCGCACAAACGTTGGGTACAATTCAGTGTTCACGAACACCACCATTTCAAAGGCCATGGTGATGCCCAGTCGGCCAATGCAGGCCACTACTGTTCTGAGCCAGAACATaccttcaaaaaaagaaacgaaaatGACATCTATGCTAAATCTAAATATCTAagccacaaataaaataaagtaatttaaaaaaatgttcagtaaaaAACCAACGGTTAAGAGCAAGCGACATACTCGACGGTATGAAAGCGGTGATCAGGCAAGCTGCCCCAGACACGATGTTTGCTGTGGCAAAGGGGATTCGTCGCCCGATGCGCTCGATGgtgaagaggatgaggaaggcAGCAGGGAACTCCACTATCCCAGAGATGAGGAAGTCGACGTAGACGTTACCACCCAGAATTCCCAGTCGCATGATGAGGCCTTGGTAGACCACGGCGCTGGTGAACCTAAAGAGAAAGAGGCCTCAGATGACTGGGGGTCCTATGAGCAGGTTGAAACAGACACCATGTATGGATGGACTGCGTGTAGGAAAGAGCCTTCTATGAAAAAAGATGGATAAACTGTACATCAAACTCcgttatttataaaatatggcTTACCAGTTGAACATGAGGATGAATGTGTGCTTTCTCATTTTCGGGGTTCTGACCAAGTCGAGGAATGATGCAGTCGAAGACTCGCCAGTGTCTGCTTTGAGAGTCTGCAAATCAACAGGCCAACAAGGCTACTCAATCAGAGCTAAATTCAGGCCAccaatattttaatttgggtCACAAGGACATTAAGTCGTGGGGCGGCAGTATAGAGCAATATTTATCAAACTGGTCCTATAACTAAATGGTCATAGGTTAGATTTTCAAGAGTGGCCATATCATTATACCTTTGAGCAATTAACCTAAATTTTTAAAgttaatatccagctgtttaaatggaaaatggatGAATACATTTCATGGATCAAACAGGAAGAAAAGCTTTGCTAAGGATGAACTTATACAAACTGTCTTTCAGTAGCTTACAAACCAGCTGCCAGCTTCCATAAAATATTTCCTTGCAGATGGAATATCCATgtgtcattaaaaataaatacacagctCACAACCCtcaatgctttaaaaacatttccactgAAATCCTATTTCATCCTTATGGTTTAAAATAGGACTGCAGCGAAGATGATTTAAAGGATAGCTGTCACAGTATTTGTTTCTAAGGAGACATTGATATTCTGCGACTCATGGAAGACCACTACGCTGTGGAGCTGTCCTCAGGTGCTCTACCTCAATGTTCTTGGAGAGTGTTTTTCCATTCTCTTTGGCTATTGCCTCAGTAATTTTCACCGCTTTGCTTGAGTTGTTCTGAGAGAGGAGCCATCTTGGAGACTCTGGTATGAACCTGGAGATCaacaatttcacattaaaaaatgcatgccTGTATACCATCATCAACTAAGATGCAGGTTTAGTACAAATACGAAAATATAAGAAAATCTGTTGCATTTCATGGAGGTTCTACCTAACTGAGTAGGGTGCTGAGTTTATGGAAACTATTGTACTGAACATGGTGGTCAGAATTGTTGCTAGTGGGAGCTTTGTAACATTCCTACCATGTCAAGATGTAATGGTGTCATATGCTAATGATGAGACAATGTTATGATTATATCATGTGTTAATGGAAACTCTCTATGGTGTGGACTAGACTTTTCACTGTCTGAAAAACCCTTGTTCCTCATAATATCGTACCAGTAGTAGGCCAAGAAACATATGTAGGGTACGCTGATGATCACGTTAAACCAGCGCCAGTCAGTAACGAAGTAGCCAATCAAGGGCAGGATGAGGATCCCGATACTGAAGAACATCTGATACAGAATTCCAACGGTGCGTCTGTACTCCACGCCCACCAGCTCTGTGACTGGTGGAGAAGGGACGAGAGAAGGGAATAAGTTACTCAACAGGGCAATGGCAACCGAAATGAGAACTAATACATAATGCAAAGCAATGCCATAATTTTGGTACACCTTGCATGGAACCATATTCAGATgttgcaattattttaaattggctTAAGGTTCCAAGAATGTTCTCTTGCTAAAATATGCGGACTGAAACTCAGAAACTTACTCAGAACATAGCCAGCTATCCAGCCTCCCTTGACCCCAAAGCCATGCAATGTTCGAAACACAAGCAGTATGTTGTAGCTTGGAGAAATGGCCACGAGAATTCCTGCTACTGCATTCCAAAGATTAGACAGCAAGAAGCTCATTTTTCGACCAAACCTTGACAAGgaaaagaataagaagaaaaaacatctgagatggaaaaaacagtaaatgtcaaaaatgttaCTGCATGTTggcatattatatataattactgTATTTTCAATTTAGACATTGATTGACAGACACATCATATTGTTTACCGAAAGTACATTCCCCTCCAAAATGACACAGCAAAATTAGTTTTCCTACTTAATTAAGCAGGTTCTACAGATATTCAGCAGAATGTTAAAAGTGTGGAGAAATCCTCCATATCCAGTgctttgggttagggttagggttagggttagggtctccGCCACACAGTCCCATGCCCTGAGTGTGATACCTGTCGGCCAGGTATCCGATGGCAATGCTGCCCACCAGGAATCCAATGTTGACTGTAGCTTGGTACATGTCCACCAGCCAGGCATCAGAACAGACCAGGTCAAACTAAAACCCACAGGGACTTTGTCAGAGGGTTCTGagccctgcctctctctcgccccagcacataatatttacagtttttctttgaaatgttcAAAAGAATAGTGTCAACATACTTCTAAAAGACAGAAATAATCATATTCCTGATGGTTTgctgaaaattcatttttctggGACAATGGAAAGATTGATTGTGCATTGGCTACTCAAACTGTTTTAACTAACAGCATTCCTGCAATTATCATTTCTAACACAATTTCCCCTTAGTTCATTGAGATTAAGATAGTCCATAACAGTTGGATAGCTCTTCCACTATACAGCACCAGATAACTTTCGTTGGGAAGAGTATGCATGCAATCTATCTCCCGGCAAGGAAGTACTCACCTCAGTCACAAAGGACACCCTTCCCTCGTAGTCATACTCCCAGCCATCTTTGCAGGCAGTCATGGGTGTGACTGCAGTGATGTTGGCCCGGGGGTCGTCGCAAGTCAGGCTGGTGGCGTTCCAGTCCACGTCGTACCGTTGGCACTGGCTGTGGACCACGCCGTCCGAGGTGTTGACATGGGGCAAGGTGTACTTGCGGGTGTCCTGGAGACCCCAGCCGCAGCTCTCCCTCACCTCGACCACCGCCGGGTCCCGGCACCAGTGTTCCGGGGTGAAGCCCTGAAACACGATACCCACGTACACCCCGGCCCAGGGCATGGACACCAGGCTCAGCAGCAGGAAGATCCGTTTCTGGCTTCTCCCGAACTTCCCCGCTTCCTCCAGAATGTCGTCGAAGGTGGTCATGTCTGCGGCTGGAGTGCAACTAATGACTGTCCACAGAGGCTTTCCAGAGGCAAGGTTTTTACCAGGAGAGACTGGATCAAAAGTCCAAAATAAGAGATTGACCTCTGCCTCATTGCCGCAATTGACAAACCAAATGCGTAGACCAAGTGCGTTACTCTTTAATAGACACGGCTTCAGATTTCAGAGCGTTACATAAGCAGGTGTCCCGACTGGAAAGAGTAAATGCTTCAGTGGATTTGTCAGGTCCTATCTGGCTTTCACGGTtggcacaaaacacaaaaagtaaacaaaaaattcACCTCCCCTTTGATCACAGGCTGCGACATTCGTGCTCAGAGCAGGTTAGCAAAATTAATTTGAGCACAGGCCAATTATAATCGCTTAAGTTGAACTGAAGTTCTTCACAAATAAATGGCCTTAACAAACTTGTTGCATAAAATGAGCATTTTCAGGGACCAAGAAACCAGTATTAATGCAATGGCTGAGAACATGTTTGGCTCTGCATCAAATATGAAGGGTTTCATGTACAGGGTGTACAGTATTGCAAACCTTGGATGAAAGTACTGCTGCAGCACAGTTCAACTTTGTGCATTGACTTTCAATGATTATTCACTTTCAATGATTATACACACGCAGAACTGGGCAGACGCAAGAGTTACATTTGCAGACATTTTTCTGTCTGATCAAGCCAAGTGTATTTGTATTACTTCAGAGAAAAATGACCACTTGTAGAATTATCCATATGTAAGCGCTACCTCCAATGCTAAACGCTTTTA harbors:
- the slc22a2 gene encoding solute carrier family 22 member 2; amino-acid sequence: MTTFDDILEEAGKFGRSQKRIFLLLSLVSMPWAGVYVGIVFQGFTPEHWCRDPAVVEVRESCGWGLQDTRKYTLPHVNTSDGVVHSQCQRYDVDWNATSLTCDDPRANITAVTPMTACKDGWEYDYEGRVSFVTEFDLVCSDAWLVDMYQATVNIGFLVGSIAIGYLADRFGRKMSFLLSNLWNAVAGILVAISPSYNILLVFRTLHGFGVKGGWIAGYVLITELVGVEYRRTVGILYQMFFSIGILILPLIGYFVTDWRWFNVIISVPYICFLAYYWFIPESPRWLLSQNNSSKAVKITEAIAKENGKTLSKNIETLKADTGESSTASFLDLVRTPKMRKHTFILMFNWFTSAVVYQGLIMRLGILGGNVYVDFLISGIVEFPAAFLILFTIERIGRRIPFATANIVSGAACLITAFIPSSMFWLRTVVACIGRLGITMAFEMVVFVNTELYPTFVRNMGVSVCSTLCDVGGIVAPFLLYRLAVIWLELPLIIFGVIALIAGALVLMLPETKGVPLPETIDDIEFPERNRKSPLKNQQLVNLLPSDVTTNKDAMTV